A section of the Candidatus Methylomirabilota bacterium genome encodes:
- a CDS encoding tetratricopeptide repeat protein — MVPARAPDSYTPKHLAEKILTSKSALEGERKQVTVLFADLKGSMELLADRDPEEARKLLDPVLEHMMEAVHRYEGTVNQVMGDGIMALFGAPLAHEDHAVRACYAALRMQESVKRYAEGIFRTYGVPVRIRVGLNSGEVVVRSIGSDLHMDYTAVGQTTHLAARMEQMADPGAILLTSDTLHLAEGFVQVRSLGTVAVKGLAAPAEIFELTGASPVRSRLQAAAARGLTTFVGRDAEMDTLFTALEQAKAGKGQVVAVVGEPGVGKSRLFWEFTHSHRTQGCLVLEAASVSYGKATTFLPVIDLLKDYFQIEPRDDTRKISEKVTGKLFSLDRALESCIAPVLWMLDAPVEDADWKRLDPSLQRQRLLDGLRRLVLRESQVQPLVLVFEDLHWIDGETQAFLDYLMESLPTARLLLLVNYRPEYRHDWGSKSYYRQLRIDPLSPASADQLLGALLGHDPSVIALRPLLIVRTEGNPFFLEESVQSLVETGALAGERGAYRLVKSPEALNMPATVQTILAARIDRLAPEDKRLVQTAAVVGKDVPYSLLQAIAAEDETALRASLARLQAAEFLYEVQLFPEAEYTFKHALTHEVAYGGMLQERRRTLHARIIEAIETRYPDRLAEQVNGLAGHAMRGEVWDKALHYYQLVGHKDFDRRAYHEAVTAYEQALEALRHLPENPDTRPLAVELRRLLANVLTNRGQYQRSFTLLDEAEALARQLDDRAPMARVLATMSWARRDMGDLDGAMAAASQSLEIAIVLNDPYAQAVASYRLGQAFASAGDFGRAAELFRGNVERLAPGAPDPARLALWINSRAWLANVLATLGEFDEGRRHGEEAVRLAMVRQGPSPIIAHGCLGLLYLAQGNLEAAVRVLEQGLALGRAADDRAWAFSIAGALGEAYARTGRLAEGLALLEETLRDTLQRGANLRLIVRRLSAAYRLAGRLDEARPHARQALDLARQQKARGEEAAALFALGAIHADAGPPDVQQAETSYREALALAEPRGMHPLVAHCHLGLGKLYRRTGKREQAQEHLTTATTMYRDMDMRFWLEQAEAELRSVS; from the coding sequence CATGATGGAGGCCGTGCACCGGTACGAGGGCACGGTGAATCAGGTCATGGGCGATGGGATCATGGCGCTCTTCGGCGCGCCGTTGGCCCACGAGGACCACGCGGTGCGCGCCTGCTACGCGGCACTACGGATGCAGGAGAGCGTGAAGCGGTACGCCGAGGGGATCTTCCGCACCTACGGCGTTCCCGTCCGCATTCGCGTTGGTCTCAACTCGGGCGAGGTCGTGGTCCGGTCGATCGGCTCGGACCTCCACATGGACTACACCGCCGTGGGTCAGACCACACACCTGGCCGCGCGGATGGAGCAGATGGCCGATCCGGGCGCGATTCTGCTCACCTCCGACACGCTGCACCTGGCGGAGGGCTTCGTCCAGGTGCGCTCGCTCGGAACGGTCGCAGTCAAGGGGCTGGCGGCTCCCGCCGAGATCTTCGAGCTGACCGGAGCGAGCCCCGTGCGCTCGCGCCTGCAAGCCGCCGCGGCCAGAGGCCTCACTACCTTCGTCGGCCGCGACGCCGAGATGGACACCTTGTTCACCGCACTCGAGCAGGCGAAAGCGGGCAAGGGCCAGGTCGTCGCTGTGGTCGGCGAGCCCGGCGTGGGGAAGTCGCGACTCTTCTGGGAGTTCACGCACTCGCACCGGACGCAGGGATGCCTTGTGCTGGAGGCAGCCTCGGTGTCCTACGGCAAGGCGACGACCTTCCTGCCGGTGATCGACCTCCTCAAGGACTACTTTCAGATCGAGCCCCGGGACGATACGCGAAAGATCAGCGAGAAGGTCACGGGGAAGCTGTTCTCGCTGGACCGAGCGCTCGAGAGCTGCATTGCCCCGGTGCTCTGGATGCTCGACGCGCCGGTGGAGGATGCGGACTGGAAACGCCTGGACCCCTCGCTGCAGCGGCAGCGACTGCTGGACGGCCTGCGCCGTCTGGTCTTGCGGGAGAGCCAGGTGCAGCCGCTGGTGCTGGTCTTCGAGGATTTGCACTGGATCGACGGGGAGACCCAAGCCTTCCTGGACTATCTCATGGAGAGCCTGCCAACGGCGCGGCTCCTCCTGCTCGTGAACTACCGCCCGGAATACCGTCACGACTGGGGCAGCAAGAGCTACTACCGCCAACTCCGCATCGACCCGCTGTCGCCCGCCAGCGCCGACCAGCTCCTTGGTGCCTTGCTCGGCCACGATCCGTCCGTCATCGCTCTCAGGCCACTCTTGATCGTCCGGACCGAGGGCAATCCATTTTTCCTCGAAGAGAGCGTGCAGAGTCTCGTCGAGACCGGGGCGCTTGCCGGGGAACGCGGCGCCTACCGGCTGGTGAAGTCGCCGGAGGCGCTCAACATGCCGGCCACCGTCCAGACCATCCTGGCAGCGCGCATCGACCGCCTCGCGCCCGAAGACAAGCGGCTCGTTCAGACCGCCGCAGTCGTTGGCAAGGACGTGCCGTATTCGCTGCTGCAGGCTATCGCCGCGGAGGACGAGACGGCCTTGCGGGCCAGCCTCGCCCGTCTCCAGGCCGCGGAGTTTCTGTACGAGGTCCAGTTGTTCCCGGAGGCCGAGTACACCTTCAAGCATGCGCTGACCCACGAGGTGGCCTACGGCGGCATGCTTCAAGAGCGACGCCGCACCCTTCACGCTCGGATCATCGAGGCCATCGAAACGCGTTATCCCGATCGGCTGGCCGAGCAGGTCAATGGACTCGCCGGCCACGCCATGCGCGGTGAGGTGTGGGACAAGGCTCTGCACTACTATCAGCTGGTGGGGCACAAGGATTTCGACCGCCGAGCGTACCACGAGGCGGTGACGGCTTACGAGCAGGCCCTCGAGGCACTCAGGCACCTCCCTGAGAATCCCGACACCAGGCCGTTGGCAGTTGAGCTTCGCCGCTTGCTAGCGAACGTGCTAACGAATCGTGGACAGTATCAGAGAAGCTTCACCCTGTTGGACGAAGCCGAGGCACTGGCCCGACAACTCGACGATCGTGCTCCCATGGCCCGCGTGCTGGCCACCATGAGCTGGGCGCGCAGGGACATGGGGGACCTGGATGGCGCCATGGCGGCGGCGAGCCAGTCTCTGGAGATAGCGATCGTCCTCAACGATCCCTACGCGCAGGCCGTCGCGTCCTATCGCCTGGGGCAGGCGTTCGCTTCGGCGGGCGACTTCGGCCGGGCCGCCGAGTTGTTCCGGGGGAACGTCGAGAGGCTGGCACCTGGTGCGCCCGATCCAGCACGCCTTGCGCTCTGGATTAACTCACGGGCATGGCTGGCGAATGTTCTAGCCACGCTCGGGGAGTTCGACGAGGGTCGCCGCCATGGTGAAGAGGCCGTCCGCCTCGCCATGGTGAGGCAAGGGCCGTCACCGATCATTGCCCACGGGTGCCTCGGCCTGCTGTATCTCGCCCAAGGAAACTTGGAGGCGGCCGTCCGGGTGCTCGAGCAGGGCCTGGCCCTCGGTCGCGCCGCCGACGACAGGGCTTGGGCATTCAGTATCGCTGGCGCGCTGGGTGAGGCGTATGCACGCACGGGACGCCTCGCCGAAGGCCTGGCGCTCTTGGAGGAGACGCTCAGGGACACTTTGCAAAGGGGCGCCAACCTTCGCTTGATCGTTAGGCGGCTCAGCGCTGCCTATCGGCTCGCCGGACGTCTCGACGAGGCTCGGCCGCACGCACGCCAGGCGCTCGACTTGGCCCGTCAGCAGAAGGCGCGTGGGGAAGAGGCGGCCGCGCTGTTTGCTCTGGGCGCCATCCACGCGGATGCGGGTCCTCCCGATGTCCAGCAGGCCGAGACAAGCTATCGGGAGGCCTTGGCGCTCGCGGAGCCGCGCGGCATGCACCCCCTCGTCGCCCACTGCCACCTCGGCCTCGGCAAGCTGTACCGGCGAACCGGCAAGCGCGAGCAGGCCCAGGAGCACCTCACCACCGCGACGACGATGTACCGCGATATGGACATGAGGTTCTGGCTGGAGCAGGCAGAGGCAGAGCTGAGATCGGTGAGCTAA
- a CDS encoding nucleotidyltransferase domain-containing protein, with the protein MTSPPLSPEWSALAGRVVAEYRAAIGDDLVAVALFGSVARGRARPDSDLDLYVVTRRTSLGDSRLHGMWDRIDASPEYQALVRAGYQPTPSPVPHSVDELVRHPWILLDIAHHGVILYDPASVLERELDAVRQRMAALGSTRVELPDGSWYWDLKPDWRPGEVVDL; encoded by the coding sequence ATGACCTCTCCGCCGCTCTCGCCCGAGTGGAGCGCCCTGGCCGGCCGGGTCGTCGCCGAGTATCGCGCCGCCATCGGCGACGACCTGGTGGCCGTCGCACTGTTCGGATCGGTGGCACGTGGCCGGGCCCGGCCTGACAGCGACCTCGACCTCTACGTGGTGACGCGGAGGACGAGCCTCGGGGACTCCCGCCTGCACGGGATGTGGGACCGCATCGACGCGAGCCCGGAGTACCAGGCGCTCGTCCGCGCGGGGTACCAGCCCACACCGTCACCTGTCCCGCACTCGGTGGACGAGCTGGTCCGACATCCGTGGATCCTGCTCGACATCGCTCACCACGGCGTGATCCTGTATGATCCCGCGTCCGTCCTCGAGCGGGAGCTGGACGCCGTGCGCCAACGCATGGCCGCGCTGGGCTCCACGCGCGTCGAGCTGCCGGACGGGAGCTGGTACTGGGACCTCAAGCCCGACTGGCGTCCCGGCGAGGTCGTCGACCTGTGA
- a CDS encoding 3-hydroxyacyl-CoA dehydrogenase: MKIAGSVAVITGGASGLGRATAERLLAGGGKVALLDLPKSAGVEVAKSMGGNAFFSACDVTSADEVAAALEAAVVKLGAVHVLVNCAGIGAAEKAYGKRGPADLGVFTRVIQVNLIGTFNCIRLAAAHMAKNQPNEDGERGVVVNTASVAAFDGQIGQAAYSASKGGIVGMTLPIARDLAELGIRVCTIAPGLFDTPLLAGLPEPVRIALGKQVPFPPRLGRPAEYGALAAHIVENTMLNGETIRLDGAIRMQPR, translated from the coding sequence ATGAAGATCGCGGGATCCGTTGCGGTGATCACGGGCGGCGCGTCGGGGCTGGGCCGGGCGACGGCCGAGCGGCTGCTCGCGGGCGGAGGCAAGGTCGCGCTCCTCGACCTGCCCAAGTCCGCCGGCGTCGAGGTGGCCAAGAGCATGGGCGGCAACGCCTTCTTCTCGGCCTGCGACGTCACCAGCGCCGACGAGGTGGCGGCGGCGCTCGAAGCCGCCGTGGTGAAGCTGGGCGCCGTCCACGTGCTGGTCAACTGCGCCGGCATCGGCGCGGCAGAGAAGGCCTACGGCAAGCGCGGCCCGGCCGATCTCGGCGTCTTCACGCGGGTCATCCAGGTCAACCTGATCGGCACCTTCAACTGCATCAGGCTGGCCGCCGCGCACATGGCGAAGAACCAGCCAAACGAAGACGGCGAGCGGGGTGTCGTGGTCAACACAGCCTCCGTCGCCGCCTTCGACGGCCAGATCGGCCAGGCGGCCTACTCGGCCTCAAAGGGCGGCATCGTCGGCATGACGCTGCCCATCGCCCGCGACCTCGCGGAGCTGGGCATCCGCGTCTGCACCATCGCGCCCGGGCTCTTCGACACCCCGCTCCTGGCGGGGCTGCCGGAGCCCGTGCGCATCGCGCTCGGCAAGCAGGTACCCTTCCCGCCCCGCCTCGGCCGCCCGGCCGAGTACGGCGCGCTCGCCGCCCACATCGTCGAGAACACCATGCTCAACGGCGAGACGATCCGGCTGGACGGGGCGATCCGGATGCAGCCGCGCTAA
- a CDS encoding HEPN domain-containing protein — MTNGERADRLIGEARQIAGEMKRALDDEAWNLATRRAQEVLEMAIKALLNEMSVDYPKTHDPAPVFAHAVRIRGIDVDAGVLDSLTALSQELAKVRSPAFYQETLVTEAQARDWVQRVERALHFGEDLLRRLRRAL; from the coding sequence GTGACCAACGGCGAGCGGGCCGATCGTCTTATCGGTGAGGCCCGACAGATCGCCGGTGAGATGAAAAGAGCCCTCGACGACGAGGCATGGAACCTGGCCACTCGTCGTGCTCAGGAAGTGTTGGAGATGGCGATCAAGGCGTTGCTCAACGAGATGAGCGTGGACTACCCGAAGACCCACGATCCCGCTCCAGTCTTCGCCCACGCGGTCCGGATCCGTGGCATCGATGTCGACGCCGGTGTTCTGGACTCCCTGACGGCCCTCTCGCAGGAGCTTGCCAAGGTCAGGAGCCCAGCCTTCTACCAGGAGACCCTCGTCACCGAGGCCCAGGCGCGGGACTGGGTCCAGCGCGTCGAGCGCGCCCTTCACTTCGGCGAGGACCTGCTCAGGCGATTGCGGAGGGCACTGTAG
- a CDS encoding type II toxin-antitoxin system VapC family toxin, with protein MTVVYLDSSALVKLVVTEPESSALMEFLRSQSDRVSSAVVLAEVPRALRRAGFGVSERRRAREVMARIALVDVDRRILAAAAALDPPALRTLDAIHLATALAVREDLAALVTYDRRLAGAAERVHLEVSAPS; from the coding sequence GTGACCGTCGTCTACCTGGACTCGTCGGCCCTGGTCAAGCTCGTCGTGACCGAACCGGAGTCCTCGGCGCTCATGGAGTTCCTGAGGAGCCAGTCCGACCGCGTGTCGAGCGCCGTGGTGCTCGCGGAAGTCCCGCGCGCGCTGCGCCGGGCCGGATTCGGCGTGAGCGAGCGCCGCCGAGCGCGCGAGGTGATGGCGCGGATCGCTCTCGTGGACGTGGATCGGCGGATCCTCGCAGCTGCCGCCGCTCTGGACCCGCCCGCGCTCCGGACGCTCGACGCTATCCACCTCGCCACGGCGCTGGCCGTCCGCGAGGACCTCGCGGCGCTCGTCACCTATGATAGGCGGCTCGCGGGCGCCGCCGAGCGCGTGCACCTTGAGGTCAGCGCGCCGAGTTGA
- a CDS encoding HRDC domain-containing protein: MAAPLWIRTPEELDALVVSLRRTKTLCIDTEADGLHHHPVKLCLVQVADDQGRGHLVDPLALPTLQPLGPFFADAGVVKVLHAADNDLGYLKRLYGFSVANIFDTAIAARFLGVTSLSLDGLLHDFIGVDPGPSRQKDDWSKRPLSPAQETYALNDVLHLIPLREKLLEALRAKGRELWVEEECALIAAMPAPEKAADPDTYMKLKGAKDLDGRGLAVLRELHHARETLAIKLDRPPFMILGNEVLAALAVLKPRDSNSILTIKGCTINVVRRAGGAILAAVERGLTLPDAELPVRRPNPRPRASGAVQRRSEALRAWRVEAAKLVELDAGVIFPQRLIDRLAQDPPRDQDALARVEGIGRWRAELFGAELLRRLG, translated from the coding sequence ATGGCCGCCCCGCTCTGGATACGGACGCCCGAGGAGCTCGACGCGCTCGTTGTGTCCCTGCGACGGACCAAGACGCTCTGCATCGACACCGAGGCCGACGGCCTCCACCACCACCCGGTCAAGCTCTGCCTGGTGCAGGTGGCCGACGACCAGGGCCGGGGACACCTGGTGGATCCCCTCGCGCTGCCCACGCTCCAGCCGCTCGGGCCCTTCTTCGCGGACGCGGGCGTGGTCAAGGTGCTGCACGCAGCCGACAACGATCTCGGCTATCTCAAGCGGCTCTACGGATTCTCCGTCGCCAATATCTTCGACACGGCCATCGCCGCGCGCTTTCTCGGCGTGACGTCGCTGTCGCTCGACGGGCTCCTGCACGACTTCATCGGCGTGGACCCGGGTCCCTCGCGCCAGAAAGACGACTGGTCCAAGCGTCCGCTCAGCCCCGCCCAGGAGACCTACGCGCTCAACGACGTGCTCCACCTGATACCTTTGCGAGAGAAGCTGTTGGAGGCTTTGCGCGCCAAGGGGCGCGAGCTCTGGGTCGAGGAAGAGTGCGCGTTGATCGCCGCCATGCCCGCTCCCGAGAAGGCCGCCGACCCCGACACCTACATGAAGCTCAAGGGCGCCAAGGACCTCGACGGCCGCGGGCTCGCCGTGCTGCGCGAGCTCCACCACGCGCGCGAGACCCTGGCGATCAAGCTCGACCGACCGCCCTTCATGATTCTGGGCAACGAGGTGCTGGCGGCGCTGGCGGTGCTTAAGCCTCGCGACAGCAACTCGATCCTCACGATCAAGGGATGCACGATCAACGTCGTGCGGCGCGCGGGCGGAGCTATCCTGGCGGCGGTCGAGCGCGGCCTGACCTTGCCGGACGCCGAGCTGCCCGTACGGCGACCGAACCCGCGGCCCCGCGCCTCCGGCGCCGTCCAGCGGCGGAGCGAGGCGCTCCGCGCCTGGCGTGTCGAGGCCGCCAAGCTCGTGGAGCTCGACGCGGGTGTGATCTTCCCGCAGCGGTTGATCGACAGGCTGGCCCAGGATCCGCCGCGCGATCAGGACGCCCTCGCGCGAGTGGAAGGCATCGGGCGCTGGCGCGCCGAGCTCTTCGGCGCCGAACTCTTGAGGAGGCTCGGATGA
- a CDS encoding prevent-host-death family protein, with protein MRYRAGEIGVRELRQNLSVYLRRVKAGETLEVRERGHRVAMLAPAGTKASALERLVAAGRATPAVGDVLKLGAPLGRRSSRRASRALAKLRDESR; from the coding sequence ATGCGATACCGCGCGGGAGAGATCGGTGTCCGCGAGCTGAGACAGAATCTGAGCGTCTACCTCCGGCGCGTCAAGGCCGGTGAGACCTTGGAGGTTAGGGAGCGCGGGCATCGGGTCGCAATGCTTGCGCCGGCCGGCACGAAGGCGTCGGCACTCGAGCGACTCGTCGCCGCGGGGCGGGCGACGCCGGCTGTCGGCGACGTCCTGAAGCTCGGAGCGCCCCTCGGTCGTCGGTCATCGCGACGGGCCAGCCGCGCCCTCGCCAAGCTCCGCGACGAGTCTCGGTGA
- a CDS encoding adenylate/guanylate cyclase domain-containing protein, which translates to MIACPRCQHQNPADAAFCQECGSRLETPCPACSATNQLGAKFCKKCGQRLAEPGPAADPRRTRFDVPEIYTPRHLAEKILTSKAALEGERKQVTVLFADLKGSMELLADRDPEEARKLLDPVLEHMMEAVHRYEGTVNQVMGDGIMALFGAPLAHEDHAVRACYAALRMQESVKKYADEVRRSHAAVVKIRVGLNSGEVVVRAIGSDLHMDYTAVGQTTHLAARMEQLAEPGSILLSPSTLELAEGYVEVKALGPLPVKGLPAPVEVYELVGAGAVRSRLHAAAARGLTRFVGRDSELDQLRQALERAQAGHGQLVAVVGEPGVGKSRLYWEFTHSHRAQGWLILESGSVSYGKATVYLPVIDLLKAYFHIEGRDDTRNIREKVTGKVLSLDRGLEPSLSAMLSLLEVQVEDEAWGRLDPPQRRQRTLDAVKRLLLRESQVQPLMLLVEDLHWIDAETQALLDSLVESLPTARLLLLANYRPEYQHLWGSKTYYRQLRIDPLPAESADDLLTSLLGTDQNLDSLKRTLIERTEGNPLFLEESVRTLAESKALVGERGAYGLAQDATTIQVPATVQAILAARIDRLAPEDKRLLQAASVIGKDVPFALLLAIAELGEEDLRRGLAHLQAAELLYETSLFPDLEYTFKHALTHEVTYGGLLQERRRELNARTVDAIETLHRDRLGEHTERLAHHALRGELREKAVDYLRQAGLKAFTRSALQDARVWFEQALGVLAALPESRSTLEEAFEIRLELRLVLTQLGEVRRSLDRLREAEALAERLNDDRRRARVCAVMTNTHSLLGELDEALVTGTRALEIAGRLGDLRLRIGTTSYLEQAHYYRGEYERVVELATDNLAALPADSVYERFGLAAPVSVFDRCRLVLSLAQLGRFAEAAEYAAEAIRLAEPTHHAHTVGLAHWAAGTLHLLKGDWAKARSLVEHWISVARTGNVVFMLPLAVASSAWALAQLGEPGEALNRLREGEQLVERQTARGPIGQLGWTYHSLGRACLLLGRLDEAQNLGDRAVESSLSQPGFAAHALHLLGDIATHLDRFDAERGEAHYRKALALAEPRGMRPLVAHCHLGLGKLYRRTGKRQQAQEHLTLATTMYREMDLRFWLARAEAEMRELG; encoded by the coding sequence ATGATCGCGTGTCCTCGGTGCCAGCACCAGAACCCCGCTGACGCAGCCTTTTGCCAGGAATGCGGGTCACGCCTTGAGACGCCCTGCCCGGCTTGCAGCGCCACGAACCAGCTGGGCGCCAAGTTTTGCAAGAAGTGTGGCCAGCGGCTAGCCGAGCCTGGTCCGGCAGCCGACCCTCGCCGGACGAGGTTCGACGTTCCAGAGATCTACACCCCCAGGCACCTCGCCGAGAAGATCCTGACCTCCAAGGCCGCGCTCGAAGGCGAGCGCAAGCAGGTGACCGTGCTCTTCGCCGACCTGAAGGGATCGATGGAGCTGCTCGCCGACCGTGATCCCGAAGAGGCGCGCAAGCTTCTAGACCCCGTCCTCGAGCACATGATGGAGGCGGTGCATCGGTATGAGGGCACGGTGAACCAAGTGATGGGCGACGGGATCATGGCCCTCTTCGGCGCGCCGTTGGCCCACGAGGACCACGCGGTGCGCGCCTGCTACGCGGCGCTCCGGATGCAGGAGAGCGTGAAGAAGTACGCGGACGAGGTGCGACGCTCGCACGCGGCGGTGGTCAAGATCCGGGTCGGGCTCAATTCGGGCGAGGTGGTCGTGCGCGCCATCGGGAGCGATCTCCACATGGACTACACGGCGGTCGGCCAGACCACCCATCTCGCCGCCAGGATGGAGCAGCTCGCTGAGCCGGGCAGCATTCTCCTCAGCCCGTCCACGCTGGAGCTGGCTGAAGGCTACGTCGAGGTGAAGGCCCTCGGCCCCCTGCCCGTGAAGGGCCTGCCCGCGCCGGTGGAGGTCTATGAGCTCGTCGGCGCCGGGGCCGTGCGCTCCCGGCTTCACGCCGCCGCCGCCCGGGGGCTGACCCGCTTTGTCGGCCGCGACAGCGAGCTGGATCAGCTCCGCCAGGCCCTTGAGCGGGCCCAGGCCGGGCACGGCCAGCTCGTCGCGGTGGTCGGCGAGCCGGGCGTCGGCAAGTCCCGCCTCTACTGGGAGTTCACCCACTCCCATCGCGCCCAAGGCTGGCTCATTCTGGAATCCGGCTCCGTCTCCTACGGCAAGGCCACGGTCTATCTCCCCGTCATCGATCTCCTCAAGGCGTACTTCCACATCGAGGGGCGAGACGATACGCGGAACATCCGCGAGAAGGTGACCGGCAAGGTCCTGTCCCTCGACCGTGGCCTCGAGCCCTCCCTGTCGGCGATGCTCTCGCTCCTGGAGGTCCAGGTGGAGGATGAGGCGTGGGGGCGGCTCGATCCCCCGCAGCGCCGGCAACGGACGCTGGACGCTGTGAAGCGTCTGCTGCTGCGGGAGAGCCAGGTCCAGCCGCTCATGCTGCTCGTCGAGGACTTGCACTGGATCGACGCCGAGACCCAGGCCCTACTGGATAGCCTCGTCGAGAGCCTGCCGACGGCCCGGCTGCTGCTGCTCGCCAACTACCGCCCTGAATACCAGCACCTGTGGGGCAGCAAGACCTACTACCGGCAGCTCCGCATCGACCCGTTGCCGGCGGAGAGCGCGGACGATCTCCTCACGAGCCTGCTCGGGACCGACCAGAACCTGGACTCGCTCAAGCGCACCCTCATTGAACGGACGGAGGGCAACCCGCTGTTCCTCGAGGAGAGCGTGCGGACCCTCGCGGAAAGCAAGGCGCTGGTCGGTGAACGGGGGGCCTACGGGCTGGCGCAAGACGCCACGACGATCCAGGTGCCGGCGACGGTCCAGGCGATCCTCGCGGCGCGAATCGACCGCCTGGCACCCGAGGACAAGCGGCTGCTCCAGGCGGCCTCGGTCATCGGCAAGGACGTGCCGTTCGCGCTCCTGCTCGCCATTGCCGAGCTGGGCGAAGAAGACCTGCGGCGTGGGCTCGCTCATCTCCAGGCCGCCGAGCTCCTCTACGAGACAAGCCTCTTCCCGGATCTCGAGTACACCTTCAAGCACGCGCTCACGCATGAGGTCACGTACGGGGGCCTGCTGCAGGAGCGTCGCCGCGAGCTGAACGCGCGGACCGTCGATGCGATCGAGACGCTCCACCGGGATCGCCTCGGCGAGCACACCGAGCGGCTCGCCCATCACGCCCTCCGGGGCGAGTTACGGGAGAAGGCAGTCGACTATCTCCGCCAGGCCGGACTCAAGGCGTTCACGCGGTCGGCGCTCCAGGACGCCCGGGTCTGGTTCGAGCAGGCGCTGGGTGTCCTCGCGGCGCTGCCGGAGAGTCGGTCCACGCTGGAAGAGGCCTTCGAGATCCGCCTCGAGCTGCGGCTGGTGCTGACCCAGCTCGGTGAGGTTCGGCGCTCGCTCGATCGCCTGCGCGAGGCCGAGGCCCTCGCCGAGCGGTTGAACGACGACCGTCGGCGAGCCCGGGTCTGCGCTGTCATGACGAACACCCACTCGCTGCTCGGCGAGCTGGACGAGGCGCTCGTGACCGGCACCCGCGCGCTGGAGATCGCCGGGCGCCTCGGGGACTTGAGACTCCGCATCGGCACCACGAGCTATCTCGAGCAGGCGCATTACTACCGGGGCGAGTACGAGCGCGTGGTCGAGCTGGCCACCGACAACCTCGCGGCGTTGCCCGCCGACTCGGTCTACGAGCGTTTCGGACTTGCCGCACCGGTATCGGTCTTCGATCGCTGCCGGCTGGTCCTGAGCCTCGCCCAACTCGGCAGATTCGCCGAGGCGGCCGAGTACGCGGCCGAGGCGATCCGGCTCGCCGAGCCGACGCATCATGCCCACACTGTCGGTCTGGCCCACTGGGCCGCGGGCACGCTTCACCTCCTCAAGGGCGACTGGGCGAAGGCGCGCTCACTGGTCGAGCACTGGATCTCGGTGGCGCGGACGGGGAACGTCGTTTTCATGCTTCCCCTCGCGGTCGCTTCCTCCGCCTGGGCGCTGGCGCAACTGGGCGAGCCGGGCGAGGCGCTGAACCGGCTCCGGGAAGGCGAGCAGCTCGTCGAGCGTCAGACCGCGAGGGGGCCGATCGGCCAACTCGGCTGGACCTACCACTCGCTGGGTCGCGCGTGTCTACTGCTCGGCCGCCTCGACGAGGCGCAGAACCTGGGCGACCGCGCGGTCGAATCCTCTCTGTCTCAGCCCGGGTTCGCGGCCCATGCGCTGCACCTGCTCGGCGACATCGCGACCCATCTCGACCGGTTCGATGCCGAGAGGGGCGAGGCCCACTACCGCAAGGCGCTGGCACTCGCCGAACCGCGCGGAATGCGCCCGCTCGTCGCGCACTGCCACCTCGGCCTCGGCAAGCTCTACCGTCGTACGGGCAAGCGCCAGCAAGCGCAGGAGCACCTCACCCTCGCGACGACGATGTACCGCGAGATGGACTTGCGGTTCTGGCTGGCGCGGGCGGAGGCAGAGATGCGGGAGTTGGGATGA